Proteins co-encoded in one Nicotiana sylvestris chromosome 7, ASM39365v2, whole genome shotgun sequence genomic window:
- the LOC138873332 gene encoding uncharacterized protein, whose amino-acid sequence MYLQSDAKLWWRVKYESIRTGEDTLETWEKLKVAIRLQFFPENIEYNARRKLRELLQTKSVQDYVREFSALMLNIRDMGDKDKLFTFLEGLKPYDHMELQIQRVDTLPKAIQVAECLGNYQVEARKDRSQPSARAGFKEG is encoded by the coding sequence atgtatcttcagagtgatgctaaactctggtggcgggtgaaGTACGAATCCATCAGGACCGGTGAAGATACTCTCGAGACATGGGAAAAActgaaggtagccatacgcctacagttcttccccgaaaatatTGAATACaacgcaaggagaaagctacgagAGCTCCTCCAGACCAAATCAGTGCAGGACTACGTGCGggaattctccgcgctcatgctaaacatacgtgacatgggggacaaagacaagctcttcacCTTCCTGGAAGGGTTGAAACCTTATGACCATATGGAGCTGCAAATACAAAGGGTAGATACCCTACCCAAGGCGATCCAAGTAGCTGAATGCCTTGGGAACTATCAAGTGGAAGCTCGGAAGGATAGGTCTCAGCCGTCTGCTCGAGCGGGATTCAAAGAGGGCTAG
- the LOC104219247 gene encoding pectinesterase 2.1-like, with the protein MATPYQPLLPETPKQNPIISCKILTFVITFVVALFSVVFLVAPYQFEVKHSNLSSLPGPQLCEAAQDSQLCLSYVSELVSNGIVTSDSDGLTVLQKFLVKYVHHMNSAIPVVHKIRNQINDISHKGALADCLELLDLSIELVTDSIAALGKSRSRLAHANAQIWLSGMLTNHVTCLDGLNSLSNTTSIGTILEELISRAKTALAILASVTTPNEEVFTPLSGRMPSWVNSRDRKLLESSAKEIKANAVVAQDGSGDYQTLTEAVAAAPDKSKTRYVIYVKKGIYKENVEVTKKKMNLMIVGDGMNSTIITGSLNVVDGSTTFRSATLAAVGQGFILQDICIQNTAGPEKHQAVALRVGADMSVINRCRIDAYQDTLYAHSLRQFYRDCYVTGTVDFIFGNAAVVFQKCQLVPRKPGKNQKNMVTAQGRTDPNQATGTSIQFCDIIASPDLEPVKSEYKTYLGRPWKEYSRTVVMESYLGDLIDPAGWSEWSGDFALKTLYYGEYMNNGPGAGTSKRVTWPGYHVITDAAEARPFTVAELIQGGSWLSSTGVTFVEGLDE; encoded by the exons ATGGCTACTCCTTACCAACCTCTGTTACCAGAGACACCAAAACAAAATCCCATAATAAGCTGCAAGATCCTCACTTTTGTCATTACGTTCGTTGTTGCTCTCTTCTCAGTTGTTTTTCTTGTTGCTCCTTATCAGTTTGAGGTTAAGCATTCTAATCTATCATCTTTACCTGGTCCACAACTATGTGAGGCTGCACAAGATTCCCAACTCTGCCTCAGTTATGTCTCTGAGCTAGTATCCAATGGAATTGTTACATCCGATTCAGATGGACTTACTGTTCTGCAAAAATTCCTAGTAAAATATGTCCATCACATGAACAGTGCAATTCCAGTGGTTCACAAGATCAGAAACCAGATCAATGACATTAGTCACAAAGGAGCTTTAGCAGACTGTCTTGAGCTCCTTGACCTGTCAATTGAGTTAGTGACTGACTCAATTGCAGCACTTGGTAAATCAAGAAGCCGTTTGGCACATGCCAATGCACAAATCTGGCTAAGTGGGATGCTTACTAACCACGTCACATGTTTAGATGGACTTAATTCCCTAAGTAACACAACTTCAATTGGAACGATTCTTGAAGAGTTGATCTCAAGAGCCAAAACAGCTTTGGCAATTCTTGCTTCTGTCACAACCCCAAATGAGGAAGTTTTCACGCCGCTTTCGGGGAGAATGCCATCATGGGTAAATTCAAGAGACAGGAAGCTATTGGAGAGTTCAGCCAAGGAAATTAAAGCTAATGCAGTGGTAGCACAAGATGGATCAGGGGATTATCAAACACTTACTGAAGCAGTTGCTGCAGCACCAGATAAGAGCAAGACTCGGTACGTGATCTATGTCAAGAAGGGAATTTACAAAGAGAATGTGGAGGTGACTAAGAAGAAAATGAACTTGATGATTGTTGGTGATGGCATGAATTCTACCATTATCACTGGTAGCCTTAATGTTGTGGATGGATCAACCACCTTCCGCTCTGCCACTCTTG CTGCAGTTGGCCAAGGATTTATACTACAAGACATCTGTATACAAAATACAGCAGGACCAGAGAAACACCAAGCAGTGGCACTTCGAGTGGGAGCTGATATGTCTGTCATAAATCGTTGTCGTATTGATGCTTATCAAGATACCCTTTACGCACATTCTCTAAGGCAATTCTATAGAGACTGCTACGTAACAG GTACTGTCGACTTCATATTTGGTAATGCAGCCGTTGTATTCCAGAAATGCCAACTTGTACCTAGAAAACCTGGTAAAAACCAGAAAAACATGGTGACTGCACAAGGCCGAACAGATCCAAATCAGGCCACGGGAACTTCTATTCAATTCTGTGACATAATAGCAAGTCCAGACCTTGAACCAGTCAAGAGTGAATACAAAACATATCTTGGTAGGCCATGGAAGGAATATTCAAGAACGGTAGTCATGGAATCATACCTAGGTGATCTCATAGATCCAGCTGGTTGGTCTGAGTGGAGTGGAGATTTTGCCTTGAAGACATTATACTATGGGGAGTACATGAACAATGGACCTGGTGCAG GTACTAGCAAGAGGGTGACGTGGCCCGGTTATCATGTCATAACTGATGCTGCTGAGGCTAGGCCGTTTACGGTGGCTGAGCTGATTCAAGGCGGCTCGTGGTTGAGTTCAACTGGCGTGACTTTTGTTGAAGGATTGGATGAGTAG